One Streptomyces formicae genomic window, CAGGACGTGGTCGGCGACCAGCCGTTCGGCCGCCCACTCCTTGGCCGTCGACTGCTGCGACGTCTGCATGAAGAGCGCGGACACCGGAAAGCCGATCATCAGGATCAGCGGCACGGCGGCGGCCGCCACCCGGCGCGGCGCCGTCGCGCTGTTGGCGAGGGCGAGGTGTCCCGTACGCCGGAACACGAGACGCAGCAGCGCGCCCGCGAGCGGCACGAGGGGACGCACCAGGGCGGGCCCGAGGACGGCCGCCGCGATCAGCAGCGTCAGCACACCGCCGAAGGCGAGCCCGGCGCCCTGCACCCCGCCCATCGCGATGCCGAAGAACAGGAAGCAGCCGGTGAAGACCAGGAACGCGAGCCCCGTGAGCAGCCGCGACAACGGCAGCCCGCCGTCGGCGAGTTCGGCCTCGCGCAGCGCCTCGTCCGGACGCACCCGGGCCGCCCGGCGCGCCGCGGAGACCACCGCGATCCTGGTGATGAGGACGCCGACCGCCGCGGCCCCCGCGAGCGGCGGCCAGGTGATCCGCACCGTCAGCTCGTCGGGCGCGATGCCGAGGTCGACGAGACCGCGGGCCAGCGGCCGCGCGAGGGCCGCGCCGACCGGTACGGCGACGGCCGCCCCGAGCACCGCCACGAACAGCGTCTCCCAGCCCAGCATCCGCTTCACCTGCCGGGGCGTCGCCCCGATCACCCGGAGGAGCGCGATCTCCCGGTGCCGCTGGAGCACGGCGAAGGCGAAGCCGCTCGCCATCACGAACAGCGCCACGAACACCGCCAGGGAGCCCATGCTCACCACGAACACCAGCGTGTCCAGGAACAGCACGTCGCTCGCGGAGACCTCCGCACGCGCCGTGTCGGTGAGGACCCGCACCCCGGGACCGCGGCCGACGGTGTCCCCGACACGCGAAGCCACCGCCTCCAAGTCCTCCCCGGGGGCGGTGGTCACGGCGATGGCGTGCACGTCACCGCCCGGCGGGGCGAGCTGCGCCGCGGTCGCGCCGGTGAAGAACAGCGCGACCTGATCCTTGGTCAGACCGGTGCCCGGCGGCCCCGCGATGCCGCTCACGCGGTACGTCCCGTGCCCCTCCACCGCCGTGAACACCTGCACCCGGTCGCCGACATGGATCCGGCCACGCGCGGCCGCCGCGGCGTCCACCACCACGTCGCGCGGGTCCTTCGGCGGCGATCCCTCCCGCAACCGGTAGGGCGTCAGGCGCGCGCTCTCCCACGCGTGCCCGAGCGAACGCTCGCCGAGCTCGGGGGTGACCGGACGCCCGCCGTCCGCCACCACCTGCGCGGAGAACGCGAGGTCGGGGGTGACGTCCCGGACGCCGTCCACCTTCTCGATGCGCTCCACGAGGTCGCCGTCGACCGGTGGGCGCGGCACCAGCGGCGCCTCCACGTCGCCGAAACCGGGGGAGTGGTCCTTGCCGTCGAGTCCCTCGTCCCGGTCGCCGGTCACGACGAGCGACGCGGCGTCGAAGCGGTTCGCCTCGCCCTCTCCGCGCAGCGCGGAGTCGAGGAGCACCCCCGACGCGGTGAGCAGCATCAGGGCGAGCGTGACCGCGGCGAGGGAACCCGCGAACAGCGCACGTCGCGTGCGCAGTGTCTGAAACGCCAGCCTCAGCACGAAGGCCTCCTCATCACGTCCCCAAGGATCACGGGGCGCCCTGTCCAAAACCTGTCCACGCGATGTCCCCGGGCCGCGGCGGACGTCGAGCCTGTCCGGCGAACCGGTGGCAGCCCGCCCCGCCGCGTGATCCGATGTCGGCCATGGAGTTCGAATTACTGGGTGAGCTCGTGGTGCGCGACGACGCGGGGCGCCTCGTGCCCATTCCCGGCGCGCTCCAACGGGCACTTCTCGCCTTCTTGTTGCTGCACGCGCCGTCGGCGGTCAGCGGCGGCAGGATCCTCAGCGAACTGTGGACGGGTGCCCGCGCCAAGGACCCCACCGCGGCCCTGCACACGGCCGTCGCCAAGCTGCGCCGCGCCCTGCACCCGCACGCCCCCGGCCTCATCCGCACCGGACCGGCCGGCTACCGCCTCGATCTGGCAGGGCACTCCTTCGACGTACGCCGCTTCGAGGCCGAACTCGCCGCCGCTCGCGGGCGCGGCGGGTCCGACCGGCGGGCCGCCGCCCTGCGCGACCTGCTGCACAGGAACCCGGGGCCGCCTCTCGGCGGGCTGCCCGCGCTGCCGTTCGTCCAGCAGGAGCGGGACCGCCTCGAAGCGCTGCGGCTCACCGCGCTCGAACACCGGGCCGAGGCGGAACTCGACGTGGTCGCCCACGCGGGCGTGGTGGAGCACGACGGCGAGACGGCGGCCGACGCGCCCGCGCTCGTCGAGGAGTTGCGGGCCGCCGTGCACGAGGACCCCGACAGGGAGCGGCTGCGCGCCCTGCTGATCCAGGCCCTGCACGCGTGCGGACGCCAGGCCGAGGCGCTGGAGGTCTACCGCGTCGCGCGCGCGGACCTGCGCGAACGGCTCGGCATCGAGCCGGGGCCCGAACTGCGCGCCGCCCAGCGGGCCGTGCTGGCCGCCACGCCCGCCCGCACGACGGCTCTCGCGCCTCCCTCGGCCGCGCCCGCCCCTTCGGGATCCTTCGACCGGCGCGACCGCCACGCCGCCCACTCCGACCCCGATGCGTACGAGCCCGCCGCGGACCCGCACTTCATCGGGCGTGGCGAGGAACTCCGCGACCTGCGGCGGCTGTTGAGGAATCCGGGCCTGGTGACCGTCGTCGGCGCCGCGGGTCTCGGCAAGACCCGGCTCGCGCTAGCCGCCGCCGCCCGCGAGGAGCGGCCCGGCGCCGAGGTGTGGCGCGTCGACCTGGTGCCCTGCGCGCCCGGCGGGGTCACGGCCGCCGTCGCCGACGCCATGGAGGTCGCGACGGGCGGGCTCGGGCCGCGGGCCGCGCGCCAGCGGATCCGCGCCGTGGCCGACCGCAGCGCCCACCCCCTGATCGTCCTCGACAACTGCGAGCACGTGCTCGGCGACGCGGGCGAGGTGGCCGCCGAACTCCTCGCGGGCTGCCCCGGCCTGCGCATCCTCGCGACCAGCAGGGAGTGCCTCGGCGTCGCGGACGAGACCCCGTATGCGCTGCGGCCCATGACCGGCGACGACGCCGCGCGGCTCTTCCGCACCCGCCTGCGCCGCCTCTCTCCCGGTGCCGCGGAGGCCGCGCTCGACCACGAGATCGGCGAGGTCTGCGCGGCCGTCGACCGGATGCCGCTGGGCATCGAACTGGTCGCGGCCAAGGCGGCGACCGCGCCGCTCGACGGCATCGTCGGCCAACTCCGCGCCCGGCGCGGCGTCCTGGACACCCGCCTGTGGTCGGCCGACGCCCGGCACGGCACGCTGCGCTCCGCCGTCGACTGGAGCTACCAGCTCCTTTCCCCCGACGAGCGTGCCGTCCTGCGGGCGGTCTCCGTCTTCACCGGCGGCTTCACCCCCGAGGCCGCCGAAGCGGT contains:
- a CDS encoding AfsR/SARP family transcriptional regulator, encoding MEFELLGELVVRDDAGRLVPIPGALQRALLAFLLLHAPSAVSGGRILSELWTGARAKDPTAALHTAVAKLRRALHPHAPGLIRTGPAGYRLDLAGHSFDVRRFEAELAAARGRGGSDRRAAALRDLLHRNPGPPLGGLPALPFVQQERDRLEALRLTALEHRAEAELDVVAHAGVVEHDGETAADAPALVEELRAAVHEDPDRERLRALLIQALHACGRQAEALEVYRVARADLRERLGIEPGPELRAAQRAVLAATPARTTALAPPSAAPAPSGSFDRRDRHAAHSDPDAYEPAADPHFIGRGEELRDLRRLLRNPGLVTVVGAAGLGKTRLALAAAAREERPGAEVWRVDLVPCAPGGVTAAVADAMEVATGGLGPRAARQRIRAVADRSAHPLIVLDNCEHVLGDAGEVAAELLAGCPGLRILATSRECLGVADETPYALRPMTGDDAARLFRTRLRRLSPGAAEAALDHEIGEVCAAVDRMPLGIELVAAKAATAPLDGIVGQLRARRGVLDTRLWSADARHGTLRSAVDWSYQLLSPDERAVLRAVSVFTGGFTPEAAEAVAGAAAPTTLARLAAKSLLVFVPSADRPTYRMLVSVRQYARASLAEHGEEPTVLRRHAHWVATLAERTARRMRTGGFRAAYAEMSAAAPEVTACLDWLQGGEGTDDADALLASRIATRLALHWAAAGRQAEGRERLARALKVTTPAAPWYAEALAWCGWLGVNIRQDHGDEELLRRALPAAEAAGDDAVVAFVGALALTVHVRQERLAEAREAADRTEGALDAYRHGWETGVWQLFHSELLVAEDRSRQALTAAVTARELLSGIDPHSAATALIMTGMAQERIGDRAAALRSWQGVHQELLLIGSEHEAAWVKALLGYAAAGDGDPARAESFARGMDAYAKETGEPYLQAKTATLRALVASARGDKDTAERLHLTAVSGYQEGRRPECAAHDLAVLGRLAAERGDTVLAHIRWEHALRAARLSGRAHAEILPLRGLTGLTGLGAEEAEAGPLRARLDDVLCAASPPRSTECPFHLAVPAATGPLRK
- a CDS encoding FtsX-like permease family protein: MLRLAFQTLRTRRALFAGSLAAVTLALMLLTASGVLLDSALRGEGEANRFDAASLVVTGDRDEGLDGKDHSPGFGDVEAPLVPRPPVDGDLVERIEKVDGVRDVTPDLAFSAQVVADGGRPVTPELGERSLGHAWESARLTPYRLREGSPPKDPRDVVVDAAAAARGRIHVGDRVQVFTAVEGHGTYRVSGIAGPPGTGLTKDQVALFFTGATAAQLAPPGGDVHAIAVTTAPGEDLEAVASRVGDTVGRGPGVRVLTDTARAEVSASDVLFLDTLVFVVSMGSLAVFVALFVMASGFAFAVLQRHREIALLRVIGATPRQVKRMLGWETLFVAVLGAAVAVPVGAALARPLARGLVDLGIAPDELTVRITWPPLAGAAAVGVLITRIAVVSAARRAARVRPDEALREAELADGGLPLSRLLTGLAFLVFTGCFLFFGIAMGGVQGAGLAFGGVLTLLIAAAVLGPALVRPLVPLAGALLRLVFRRTGHLALANSATAPRRVAAAAVPLILMIGFPVSALFMQTSQQSTAKEWAAERLVADHVLVPKDATGLPPAVAKDAARLPGVASVSATSSAWVRISVRTDEAESVNARALAADPKLPDALRLHVREGGLKGLLSGTAVAVSQEQAKEYGWRVGDRVRLRLPDGTRTTLRVGARYDRSLGFADLIVPSRVLRAHTPDPLLDAVYVKRTPGTRQAALDKELAALTRTWPMAGSADRDAVRDAGTEDAASQTWPAYVFSALIAVFTALALANTLVMATLVRTGEFAVLRLAGATRRDVLALVAGESSVVAACGLLLGGGVAAVVLAATSVALSGGVDLAGPPLFLAGAGAGAVLLTLLAALIPASRLLRDRTP